The following proteins are encoded in a genomic region of Fundidesulfovibrio soli:
- a CDS encoding NFACT RNA binding domain-containing protein — MDSCFFRFLAPELAGALAGVRFDTVYGPSPGFWTFAFTPPVSPTAALQGCRFLLLRAHAQNGAMLLSPEKPVNPPSPPAKAMWLRKRLRGRKVTGFRLDWPHRRLALELTSGDCGWLLLSMEDDPVVLERLPDGFGDAPAWSGADLALADPSCPRSLRRALEKEDPEDRDAMLGRFLKGAAAGFYMGRGPKGPEGPLPWPAWRESERFGAALDAALAHGRGAIFEALAPQAEDPKRLRVRRDKRLETLEKDSKRLQALEAQHAYGEALAANLSALEPRAKIGPLTLDHPELGPLEVPMDPALTVLENMERFFRKAAKGRRGQQHVERLRAQAERGELPPPRPRGPQAAPEPERKGRVRDADLHRFRSSDGFVILRGRNSAANHRLVTEVASPFDIWLHAEGGPGAHVLLRRDHPGQEIPERTLLEAAAIAGLASWQAGDSKAKVMYAQAGEVRKIKGAALGRVRLDSAIGLVVAIDPEIEGRLRISD, encoded by the coding sequence ATGGACTCCTGCTTCTTCAGGTTTCTTGCGCCCGAGCTCGCCGGCGCCCTCGCCGGCGTCCGCTTCGACACCGTCTACGGCCCGTCCCCGGGCTTCTGGACGTTCGCTTTCACGCCACCCGTCTCACCAACGGCGGCCCTGCAGGGCTGCCGTTTCCTGCTGTTGCGCGCCCACGCCCAGAATGGGGCGATGCTGCTCTCCCCTGAAAAACCGGTCAATCCGCCCAGCCCCCCGGCCAAGGCCATGTGGCTGCGCAAACGACTGCGCGGGCGAAAAGTGACCGGCTTCAGGCTGGACTGGCCCCACAGGCGCCTGGCCCTGGAGCTCACCTCCGGCGACTGCGGCTGGCTGCTGCTCTCCATGGAGGACGACCCCGTCGTGCTGGAGCGGCTGCCGGACGGCTTCGGCGATGCGCCCGCCTGGTCAGGCGCGGACCTCGCCCTGGCCGATCCGTCCTGCCCGCGCAGCCTCCGCCGCGCCCTGGAGAAGGAGGACCCCGAGGACCGCGACGCCATGCTGGGGCGCTTCCTGAAGGGCGCTGCCGCCGGGTTCTACATGGGGCGTGGCCCCAAAGGGCCGGAGGGGCCGCTGCCCTGGCCGGCCTGGCGGGAGTCCGAACGCTTCGGGGCCGCGCTGGATGCCGCCCTGGCCCATGGGCGCGGCGCGATCTTCGAGGCCCTCGCGCCCCAGGCCGAAGACCCGAAACGGCTGCGCGTCCGGCGGGACAAGCGCCTGGAGACGCTGGAGAAGGACAGCAAGCGCCTGCAGGCCCTGGAGGCCCAGCACGCCTACGGCGAGGCCCTGGCCGCCAACCTCTCGGCCTTGGAGCCCCGCGCCAAGATCGGGCCGCTCACCCTGGACCACCCCGAACTCGGACCGCTTGAGGTCCCCATGGACCCGGCGCTCACGGTGCTGGAAAACATGGAGCGCTTCTTCCGCAAGGCGGCCAAGGGTCGGCGCGGCCAGCAGCACGTCGAGCGGCTGCGCGCCCAGGCGGAGCGGGGGGAGCTGCCCCCGCCCAGGCCGCGCGGACCCCAGGCGGCCCCCGAACCGGAGAGGAAGGGCCGCGTGCGCGACGCGGACCTGCACCGGTTCCGCTCTTCGGACGGCTTCGTCATCCTGCGGGGGCGCAACAGCGCCGCCAACCATCGTCTGGTGACCGAGGTGGCCAGCCCCTTCGACATCTGGCTCCACGCCGAGGGCGGGCCCGGCGCGCATGTGCTCCTCAGGCGCGACCACCCGGGGCAGGAAATCCCCGAACGCACCCTGCTGGAGGCCGCCGCCATCGCGGGGCTGGCCAGCTGGCAGGCCGGGGACTCCAAGGCAAAGGTGATGTACGCCCAGGCCGGCGAGGTGCGAAAAATCAAGGGCGCGGCCCTGGGCCGGGTGCGCCTTGACAGCGCGATCGGGCTCGTGGTCGCCATCGACCCGGAAATCGAAGGCAGACTGCGGATTTCCGATTGA
- the argF gene encoding ornithine carbamoyltransferase, with protein MPRRFLEIHDMTRQEAHATVSRAIEMKQSRFRSELLAGRTVALIFEKASTRTRVSFEMAVRHLGGSTIYMTQHDSQLGRSEPVEDTIRVLSRYVDGVVMRTFEHSKLTRMWAKTSIPIVNALSDDFHPCQVMGDVMTMVERGADLAKTKVAWVGDGNNMAHSWINAAVYFPFELVLACPEGYFPNKDILEAGIKAGGKIRLVTDPLEAIRGANFINTDVWASMGQESEAGERMGVFQGYQVDAKAMALAAPGAKFMHCLPAHQGEEVTTEVFESEASIVWDQAENRLHIQKAILEWVYSGGEGTLPYTLAEI; from the coding sequence ATGCCCAGAAGATTCCTCGAAATACACGACATGACCCGCCAGGAGGCCCACGCCACCGTCTCCCGGGCCATCGAGATGAAGCAGTCGCGCTTCCGCTCCGAGCTGCTCGCGGGCAGGACCGTGGCGCTTATCTTCGAGAAGGCGTCCACGCGCACCCGCGTCTCCTTCGAGATGGCCGTGCGCCACCTGGGCGGCTCCACCATCTACATGACCCAGCACGACTCCCAGCTGGGCCGCTCCGAGCCCGTGGAGGACACCATCCGCGTGCTCTCGCGCTACGTGGACGGCGTGGTCATGCGCACCTTCGAGCACTCCAAGCTCACCCGCATGTGGGCCAAAACCTCCATCCCCATCGTCAACGCCCTCTCGGACGACTTCCACCCCTGCCAGGTGATGGGCGACGTGATGACCATGGTGGAGCGCGGCGCCGACCTGGCCAAGACCAAGGTGGCCTGGGTGGGCGACGGCAACAACATGGCCCACTCCTGGATCAACGCCGCCGTGTACTTCCCCTTCGAGCTGGTGCTGGCCTGCCCCGAAGGGTACTTCCCCAACAAGGACATCCTCGAGGCCGGGATCAAGGCCGGGGGCAAGATCCGCCTGGTCACCGACCCGCTGGAGGCCATCCGGGGCGCGAATTTCATCAACACCGACGTGTGGGCCTCCATGGGCCAGGAGAGCGAGGCCGGTGAGCGCATGGGCGTGTTCCAGGGCTACCAGGTGGACGCCAAGGCCATGGCCCTGGCCGCTCCCGGAGCGAAATTCATGCACTGCCTGCCCGCGCACCAGGGCGAGGAAGTGACCACCGAGGTCTTCGAGTCCGAAGCCTCCATCGTTTGGGACCAGGCCGAAAACCGCCTGCACATCCAGAAAGCCATCCTGGAATGGGTCTACTCCGGCGGAGAAGGCACCCTTCCGTATACCCTCGCGGAGATATAG
- a CDS encoding PhoH family protein has protein sequence MSKPNTAERRLEFDDSGLARELFGPHNAHLDLVRELTGVRADSRGNALTLRGGSAEALDRVAEVMVELYGALRKGAGISPESIKPLLLGLEGAVQPTSRRYFEQDIFVVSPKKSITPRTLTQREYLGTIRATDMVFGVGPAGTGKTYLAVAVAVAELLARRVKRIVLTRPAVEAGEKLGFLPGDMMEKVNPYLRPLYDALHDMLDFQRVSEMIEEGVIEIAPLAFMRGRTLNDACIILDEAQNTTPEQMKMFLTRMGFGSKAIVTGDVTQVDLPRGAPSGLVDAVSVLEGVEGIGIVYFSEEDVIRHPLVGRIVKAYERHTQPST, from the coding sequence ATGAGCAAACCGAACACAGCCGAGCGCAGGCTCGAATTCGACGACTCCGGCCTGGCCCGGGAACTCTTCGGGCCGCACAACGCCCACCTGGATCTCGTGAGGGAGCTTACGGGCGTCCGGGCGGACTCCCGGGGCAACGCGCTGACACTGCGCGGCGGCAGCGCCGAGGCCCTGGACCGCGTGGCCGAGGTCATGGTGGAGCTTTACGGCGCGCTGCGCAAAGGGGCGGGCATATCCCCCGAGAGCATCAAGCCGCTGCTGCTGGGTCTGGAGGGGGCCGTCCAACCTACGTCCCGCAGGTATTTCGAACAGGACATCTTCGTCGTCTCCCCCAAGAAGTCCATCACCCCGCGCACCCTCACCCAGCGCGAGTACCTGGGCACCATCCGCGCCACGGACATGGTCTTCGGCGTTGGCCCGGCTGGCACCGGCAAGACCTATCTGGCAGTGGCCGTGGCAGTGGCCGAGCTGCTGGCCAGACGCGTCAAGCGCATCGTGCTGACCCGGCCTGCCGTGGAGGCGGGCGAGAAGCTGGGCTTCCTGCCCGGCGACATGATGGAGAAAGTGAACCCCTACCTGCGCCCGCTCTACGACGCCCTGCACGACATGCTGGACTTCCAGCGCGTGAGCGAGATGATCGAGGAGGGCGTCATCGAGATCGCCCCGCTGGCCTTCATGCGCGGGCGCACCCTCAACGACGCCTGCATCATCCTGGACGAGGCCCAGAACACCACGCCCGAGCAAATGAAGATGTTCTTGACGCGCATGGGCTTCGGGTCCAAAGCGATAGTCACCGGCGACGTGACCCAGGTGGACCTTCCGCGCGGGGCGCCGTCAGGCCTGGTGGATGCCGTCTCCGTCCTCGAGGGCGTTGAGGGCATCGGCATCGTCTACTTCAGCGAGGAGGACGTCATCCGCCACCCCCTGGTGGGGCGGATCGTGAAAGCCTATGAGCGGCATACTCAGCCGTCTACGTAA
- the ybeY gene encoding rRNA maturation RNase YbeY: MISSASTLWIEPGAALDPTLPLSRREAEPVLYALLDALGLTGGELEVRFVDDVEIARLNREFLGLTGPTNVLSFPSEDPERPAYLGEIALSVDALRREAALYGQDPREHLVRLLAHGILHLAGYDHGEAMEAMTDLAVESLR, translated from the coding sequence ATGATCTCTTCTGCTTCAACTCTTTGGATCGAACCCGGCGCGGCCCTGGACCCGACCCTGCCGCTCTCCCGGCGCGAGGCCGAACCCGTGCTGTACGCCCTGCTGGACGCGCTGGGCCTGACCGGCGGCGAGTTGGAAGTCCGCTTCGTGGACGACGTGGAGATCGCCCGGCTGAACAGGGAGTTCCTGGGCCTCACCGGCCCGACCAACGTGCTTTCCTTCCCCTCGGAGGATCCGGAGCGCCCGGCCTACCTGGGCGAGATCGCGCTTTCCGTGGACGCCCTCCGGCGCGAGGCCGCGCTCTACGGCCAGGACCCGCGTGAGCACCTGGTCCGGCTGCTGGCGCACGGCATCCTGCATTTGGCCGGGTACGACCACGGCGAGGCCATGGAGGCCATGACGGACCTCGCCGTGGAATCCCTGCGCTAG
- a CDS encoding HD family phosphohydrolase, translated as MSGILSRLRKTSPPPKGSVPCQQCAQRPMLSWGLGVLLAVILGASILSAVRFESDVKVFLAGDIASQDVTADQNLRIEDREATLRKRDQVSENQPPVFDLSPAPFESLKKHVTDILALSRKPDEDPERVRASLSEDLNVEISRDMLQLWRTQEFQDMMLLQLLPWLKEVYSRGITAHPGVFTTYKQGVLLRELPSGMETLFLDSPGSIDLDRCKDDLDQLLRKDLKKTIRTRKAVFTLLSPFLLPNLVFNQETTLARKREIVGAMEPVYTSIYRGEIIVRQGERVTPEQQTKLQALYAHRTSSVRPLAIPGMFLLSCLFFVLLHLSQGKKSGIRAVGNREWLALAMVTGFFVLLAKFVELARLSDAHLPLFLKSSQVAFGLPIAGAAGVLAMFLPQALCSFAVLLISYLVASEVGGGLQLFSYYLLGGFVYASIIKNCDTRQDVLRSILPLAGLCVVSWMGIVLVQQGGAEMTLAGGVYAAFNAIFSLLLVLGMSPVLELMFGFTSRFRMMELMSLEQPLLQELMVKAPGTYHHSLIVANMAEAAARAIGANALLAKVAALYHDIGKLKNPSYFIENLFGKENKHNKLSPSMSALILISHVKKGVELANEHKLGEEIADLIGQHHGMTLITYFYHKAQEQAEAKGEEPVREDEFRYPGPKPQTKEAGIIMLADAIEASSRTLVDPTPSRINGHIQSIVRKLYNEGELDGSELTLKDLTQASESFHRILTGIFHHRIEYPNLDRGKDKAKEAPAAASSGRGSPDKAA; from the coding sequence ATGAGCGGCATACTCAGCCGTCTACGTAAAACCAGCCCCCCGCCCAAGGGCTCGGTGCCTTGTCAGCAGTGCGCCCAGCGCCCCATGCTGAGCTGGGGCCTCGGGGTGCTGCTGGCCGTGATTCTGGGCGCGAGCATTCTCTCCGCCGTCCGCTTCGAATCCGACGTGAAGGTCTTCCTGGCGGGCGACATCGCCAGCCAGGACGTCACCGCGGACCAGAACCTGCGCATCGAGGATCGCGAGGCCACCCTGCGCAAGCGCGACCAGGTCTCCGAGAACCAGCCTCCCGTTTTCGACCTGAGCCCCGCCCCTTTCGAGTCCCTCAAAAAGCACGTGACCGATATCCTGGCCCTCTCCCGCAAGCCCGACGAGGACCCGGAGAGGGTGCGCGCCTCCCTCTCGGAGGACCTCAACGTCGAGATCAGCCGGGACATGCTCCAGCTGTGGCGCACCCAGGAATTCCAGGACATGATGCTCCTGCAGCTGCTGCCCTGGCTCAAGGAGGTCTACTCCCGGGGCATTACGGCCCATCCCGGGGTGTTCACCACGTATAAGCAGGGCGTGCTCCTGCGCGAGCTGCCCTCGGGCATGGAGACCCTCTTCCTCGACAGCCCCGGCAGCATAGACCTGGACCGCTGCAAGGACGACCTCGACCAACTGCTGCGCAAGGACCTCAAAAAGACCATCCGCACCCGCAAGGCCGTGTTCACCCTGCTCAGCCCCTTCCTGCTGCCCAACCTGGTCTTCAACCAGGAGACCACCCTGGCCCGCAAACGCGAGATCGTGGGCGCCATGGAGCCGGTTTACACCAGCATCTACCGGGGCGAGATCATCGTCCGCCAGGGCGAGCGCGTCACCCCCGAGCAGCAGACCAAGCTCCAGGCCCTTTACGCCCATCGCACCAGCTCGGTGAGGCCCCTGGCCATCCCGGGCATGTTCCTGCTCTCCTGCCTGTTCTTCGTGCTGCTGCACCTCTCCCAGGGCAAGAAGTCGGGCATCCGGGCCGTGGGCAACCGCGAGTGGCTGGCCCTGGCCATGGTCACCGGCTTCTTCGTGCTGCTGGCCAAGTTCGTGGAGCTGGCGCGCCTCTCCGACGCGCACCTCCCGCTGTTCCTGAAATCCAGCCAGGTGGCCTTCGGGCTGCCCATAGCCGGCGCGGCGGGCGTGCTGGCCATGTTCCTGCCCCAGGCGCTGTGCTCCTTCGCGGTGCTGCTGATCTCCTACCTGGTGGCCAGCGAGGTGGGCGGCGGCCTGCAGCTGTTCAGCTACTACCTGCTGGGCGGCTTCGTGTACGCCTCCATCATCAAGAACTGCGACACCCGGCAGGACGTGCTGCGCTCCATCCTGCCCCTGGCCGGGCTGTGCGTGGTCTCCTGGATGGGCATCGTGCTGGTGCAGCAAGGCGGGGCGGAGATGACCCTGGCGGGCGGCGTGTACGCGGCCTTCAACGCCATCTTCTCGCTGCTGCTGGTGCTCGGCATGAGCCCCGTGCTGGAGCTGATGTTCGGCTTCACCTCCCGATTCAGGATGATGGAGCTCATGAGCCTGGAGCAGCCCCTGCTTCAGGAACTGATGGTCAAGGCGCCCGGCACCTACCACCACTCGCTCATCGTGGCCAACATGGCCGAGGCCGCCGCGCGCGCCATCGGGGCCAACGCTCTGCTGGCCAAGGTGGCCGCCCTGTACCACGACATCGGTAAGCTCAAGAACCCCAGCTATTTCATCGAGAACCTCTTCGGGAAGGAGAACAAGCACAACAAGCTCTCTCCCTCCATGAGCGCGCTCATCCTGATCTCCCACGTGAAGAAGGGCGTTGAGCTGGCCAACGAGCACAAGCTGGGCGAGGAGATCGCGGACCTCATCGGCCAGCACCACGGCATGACGCTGATCACCTACTTCTACCACAAGGCCCAGGAGCAGGCCGAGGCCAAGGGCGAAGAGCCCGTGCGCGAGGACGAGTTCCGCTATCCCGGCCCCAAGCCCCAGACCAAGGAGGCGGGCATCATCATGCTCGCCGACGCCATCGAGGCCTCCAGCCGCACCCTGGTGGACCCCACCCCCAGCCGCATCAACGGGCATATCCAGTCCATCGTGCGCAAGCTCTACAACGAGGGCGAGCTGGACGGCTCGGAGCTGACCCTCAAGGACCTGACCCAGGCCTCGGAGTCCTTCCACCGCATCCTCACGGGCATCTTCCATCATAGGATCGAGTACCCCAACCTGGATCGCGGCAAGGACAAGGCCAAGGAAGCCCCGGCCGCGGCCTCCTCGGGCAGAGGTTCGCCGGACAAGGCGGCCTGA
- a CDS encoding carboxymuconolactone decarboxylase family protein, which yields MLVDWKNLVNNSMKAFGELIKGNPKIGEAMKALDDAGSAHGALDAKTRELIALAVAASTRCDTCIGVHAKAAAAAGATREELLEALAVAVGLNAGAAFVYSARILEAFDAEK from the coding sequence ATGCTCGTGGACTGGAAGAACCTGGTCAATAATTCCATGAAGGCGTTCGGGGAGCTGATCAAGGGCAACCCCAAGATCGGCGAGGCCATGAAGGCCTTGGACGATGCCGGTTCCGCTCACGGAGCGCTTGACGCCAAGACCAGGGAGCTGATCGCCCTGGCTGTGGCCGCCTCCACCCGCTGCGACACCTGCATCGGCGTGCACGCCAAGGCAGCGGCCGCCGCCGGGGCCACCCGCGAGGAACTGCTGGAGGCCCTGGCCGTGGCTGTGGGGCTCAACGCCGGGGCGGCCTTCGTCTATTCGGCCCGCATCCTGGAAGCCTTCGACGCCGAGAAATAG
- a CDS encoding methyl-accepting chemotaxis protein: MTLMRKVQVFSIVSALLTAAVWLIAWLGLSGATEAAPGSGQTSSHALSSLRDTVFWCGLAAVALSLGLGAAFTAGLGSRLRSLGVLLSGTGESRDGGDLDGLERALSKLSADRQDGLGRISALEALASELSEGKDIALAQAAQAKRSAENSRKHGMSGAAGTIRSVVGAIQEVAGSLSGEVDKAGRGARLQADMVAEASSAVEQLDATVLDAARNAARAADLAAQARGRAENGAQVVEGVVASISHAYGRTQELKDVVEDLGGQAQAIGRIMTVISDIADQTNLLALNAAIEAARAGEAGRGFAVVADEVRKLAEKTMLATREVGTVIDAIQSGAKGAVSGMESAASEVEKATQEAKRSGTALADIVSIVEETADQVRAIATAAEQQSAMSTQIGRTVSHVRETSAETLDGMTRCEQGIESLMAQVGELANLNSVFTLLGRGVIQELVERLATSDEMNSLERPRMEALLVRAMREHPFLELAYMTDAAGVQVVANIGQGGALDGTAVGKSWSTRPWYVGAMRDKDINISEVYTSSASNAPCITVSRPVTTSRGEIVGVLALDVNLR, translated from the coding sequence ATGACCTTGATGCGGAAGGTGCAGGTTTTTTCCATTGTATCGGCCTTGTTAACAGCCGCGGTCTGGCTCATCGCCTGGCTGGGCCTTTCCGGCGCAACCGAAGCCGCCCCCGGCTCCGGGCAGACATCCTCCCACGCGCTGTCCTCCCTCAGGGACACGGTCTTCTGGTGCGGCCTCGCGGCCGTGGCGCTTTCGCTCGGCCTGGGCGCGGCGTTCACGGCGGGCCTGGGCTCACGCCTGCGCTCTCTCGGCGTGCTGCTCTCCGGTACGGGCGAATCCCGGGACGGCGGCGACCTGGACGGCCTGGAACGCGCCCTGTCCAAGCTCTCCGCGGATCGCCAGGATGGCCTCGGCAGGATTTCGGCCCTGGAGGCCCTGGCCTCTGAGTTGTCAGAGGGGAAGGACATCGCCCTGGCGCAGGCCGCTCAGGCCAAACGCAGCGCCGAGAACTCCCGCAAGCACGGCATGTCCGGCGCGGCCGGCACCATCCGCTCCGTTGTCGGGGCCATCCAGGAGGTGGCTGGCAGCCTCTCCGGCGAGGTGGACAAGGCCGGGCGCGGCGCTCGCCTCCAGGCTGACATGGTGGCCGAAGCCTCCAGCGCCGTGGAGCAACTGGACGCCACCGTGCTGGACGCCGCCCGCAACGCCGCGCGCGCGGCCGACCTGGCCGCCCAGGCCCGGGGCAGGGCCGAAAACGGGGCGCAGGTGGTGGAGGGCGTCGTGGCCTCCATATCCCACGCCTACGGCCGCACCCAGGAGCTCAAGGACGTGGTGGAGGACCTGGGCGGGCAGGCGCAGGCCATCGGGCGGATCATGACCGTCATTTCCGACATCGCCGACCAGACCAACCTGCTGGCGCTCAACGCCGCCATCGAGGCGGCCCGCGCGGGCGAGGCCGGCCGCGGTTTCGCCGTGGTGGCGGACGAGGTGCGCAAGCTGGCCGAGAAGACCATGCTGGCCACCCGCGAGGTGGGCACCGTCATCGACGCCATCCAGTCCGGGGCCAAAGGCGCGGTCTCGGGCATGGAGAGCGCCGCCTCCGAGGTTGAGAAGGCCACGCAGGAGGCCAAACGCTCGGGCACCGCCCTGGCGGACATCGTCTCCATAGTCGAGGAGACCGCCGATCAGGTCCGGGCCATCGCCACGGCGGCGGAGCAGCAGTCCGCCATGAGCACCCAGATCGGGCGCACCGTGAGCCACGTGCGCGAAACCTCCGCCGAAACCCTTGACGGCATGACCCGTTGCGAGCAAGGGATCGAGAGTTTGATGGCGCAGGTTGGCGAGCTTGCCAACCTCAACAGCGTGTTCACCCTGCTCGGCCGGGGCGTGATCCAGGAACTCGTTGAGCGGCTGGCCACCTCCGACGAAATGAACTCGTTGGAGAGGCCCCGCATGGAGGCCCTGCTGGTTCGGGCCATGCGCGAGCACCCCTTCCTTGAGCTGGCCTACATGACCGACGCCGCCGGAGTGCAGGTGGTGGCCAACATCGGGCAGGGGGGCGCCCTGGACGGCACCGCCGTGGGCAAGTCGTGGAGCACGCGGCCCTGGTACGTGGGCGCCATGCGCGACAAGGACATCAATATTTCAGAGGTATACACGTCGTCGGCGTCCAACGCCCCGTGCATCACCGTGAGCCGCCCGGTGACCACCTCCCGGGGTGAGATCGTCGGCGTCCTGGCTTTGGACGTCAATTTGAGGTGA
- a CDS encoding methyltransferase, which translates to MTDPRILELAVSADSRLEDILALAASRYPVRFETVALGPVSIDILQITDLSAYIDRLAARSAPGEKLTLPFWAKLWPASLPLAMLAAGLAARPGRKVLELGAGLGLCGLAAAVSGCDTTLTDIEPEALLFIRASIIKNGLEAKARTAILDISAGGADEAFDVILASEALYIPSLHAALQQVLLRQLAPRPDAQVLLSCDHCREAAAFFAQAQQNFRIQRTQTTCRADSGDSQTCVLYRMTRRTDA; encoded by the coding sequence ATGACCGATCCCCGCATCCTTGAACTTGCTGTCTCAGCCGACTCCCGCCTGGAGGACATCCTGGCCCTGGCCGCCTCGCGCTATCCCGTCAGGTTCGAGACGGTGGCCCTGGGGCCGGTCTCCATCGACATCCTTCAGATAACGGACCTGTCCGCCTATATCGACCGTCTGGCCGCCCGCTCCGCCCCGGGGGAGAAGCTCACCCTGCCCTTCTGGGCCAAGCTCTGGCCCGCGTCGCTGCCCCTGGCCATGCTCGCGGCGGGGCTTGCCGCCCGGCCCGGCCGCAAGGTGCTGGAACTGGGCGCTGGCCTCGGCCTGTGCGGCTTGGCCGCCGCGGTGAGCGGCTGCGACACCACCCTCACGGACATCGAACCGGAGGCCCTGTTGTTCATCCGGGCCAGCATCATCAAGAATGGCCTGGAAGCCAAGGCCCGGACCGCCATCCTGGATATCAGCGCTGGCGGCGCGGACGAAGCCTTCGACGTCATCCTGGCCTCCGAGGCGCTGTATATTCCCTCGCTGCACGCCGCCTTGCAGCAGGTGCTCCTGCGCCAACTGGCCCCCCGGCCTGATGCTCAGGTCCTGCTCTCCTGCGACCACTGCCGCGAAGCGGCGGCCTTTTTCGCCCAAGCCCAACAGAACTTCCGCATCCAGCGCACGCAGACCACCTGCCGCGCCGATTCGGGGGATTCACAAACCTGCGTGCTCTACCGCATGACGAGACGTACCGATGCGTAA
- the dksA gene encoding RNA polymerase-binding protein DksA, giving the protein MDQKDLDFFRTYLNDSLQDILKKGEETIEDMTDTVEVYADPADRATAESDRAFTLRLRDRERKLIRKIKEALERIDDGTYGICEECGEDISVPRLKARPVTTLCIKCKARQEADEDIRGE; this is encoded by the coding sequence ATGGATCAGAAGGATCTCGATTTCTTCCGGACGTATCTCAACGACTCGCTGCAGGATATCCTCAAGAAGGGCGAAGAGACCATTGAGGACATGACCGATACCGTCGAAGTCTACGCCGATCCGGCGGACAGGGCCACGGCCGAGTCCGACCGGGCCTTCACCCTGCGCCTGCGCGACCGCGAGCGCAAGCTGATCCGCAAGATCAAGGAGGCGCTTGAGCGCATCGACGACGGCACCTACGGCATCTGCGAGGAGTGCGGGGAGGACATCAGCGTTCCGCGCCTGAAGGCCCGCCCCGTGACCACGTTGTGCATCAAGTGCAAGGCCCGCCAGGAAGCCGACGAGGATATCAGGGGCGAATAA